GAAGACAAGCTGACTGTAGCTCGCGCTCGCAAGATCCAGCGTTTCCTGTCCCAGCCTTTCCAGGTGGCTGAAGTCTTCACCGGCCACATGGGGAAGCTGGTGCCTCTCAAGGAAACAATCAAAGGATTTCAGAGCATTCTAGCAGGTAGTGCCTGACAGGAATatattcccacaaaaaaaaataacaacaacaaaaacatctttCCCCTATTCTTGTTCAGGTGAATACGATGCCTTGCCCGAACAGGCTTTCTACATGGTGGGTCCTATTGAAGAAGTGGTCCAAAAGGCAGAGAAACTGGCTGAGGAACACTCTTAAATGACAGTGTATGGAAGTCTTTATAATTTGTACAGTATAATTTCTATTTAAGGAACATAAGTTCGGACGTGTCACGCCAAGTATGTTGTGCTTTGCATGGTATCGCTCTGGCAAGCTTAAATGAGATTAAAGATGACATTGTGATAAAGCAATGCTCATTCTTTTTTGTGCATTAATCTTTCTAATTGAAACATATCTGAAGGTTTAGTTCCTCAAGTGTCGCAGTATCTTATTTAGCTCCCTTTCCTTAGTAAGCAGATTGCAGCTGTGTTCTCGGAATGCCTTGAAATCCTGTAAAATATTGATGTCAACATTAAGTACGATCTTGTATAGGATGTGAACATTTTTGTCTTCACAACAAACCTTTTTAAGCTGCTCATACTTTCTCCCGGCTTCTTCCAGGGCCAAATTGAGCGACTTGACTCTTGTGTCTGTGTTAACGGCCTGTACTTCCTGTTTAAACCTGAGTTCAAAGGCACATGGCGTTACATTCTCACAGCAGACAAATTTAGCAAGCATGGTTACCTTTCCTCTGCTTTTGCCTGCGATCTCCTCTGCTCTTTACACTGTAGGTCTAGAAGGCGGAGTTCTTCTGTCTTCTCCTGTAATGACATATacgtattaaaataaaatgatacgTTCTATTTTCCCACATGTACCTGTATGGTGTGCTCTTGTTCTACAGAGGTACGCAGCAGTTTGTCTCTCTCTTTGGTGAGGCTTGTTATGGTTTTGTTCATCGTGGCTTCCCTCAACGCGTGCTGCTCCTCGGCTTTTAGAAGTTTCAGTTTTACAGCTGACGGAGGAAAGACAAAAGTTCCTCAGTTGCTTCATATGTTGCATGTGGATATACAGGACTGATTCGTTTTCCACCTACCTCTCCACAGTTGATCGGTGAGCTCATGTTGCTGCTGAGATTTATTCAATTTTTCGAGTAATGATGCCTCCATCTCTTTATGctcttttaattttttcaagGATGTTGATTCACTTTGGGCCATTTTCTCCCTTATAAACAAAGTAGTGTAGGTTGAGCTATTGTTGATCTGTTGAAACTATAGTAGTGCTTTGAATTACGAGTTGACCATAGTGGGTAGTAAATTATTCTCCCAAAAAGAGGATTCAAACTGTTTACTGTCACTTccaaatgaaattaattatcaaacaaaacaaacacaatacatctttgtatttaaaataactaaaaaaaaacattcctttATAACgccccactagcttaatgctaacacataatctTAGCATCCATTATGCAACTGATTACAGCAATTTACTGAGTCACAATATTTGAGAAACTACAGTACTGTACTCTTCGTTTCTCTGCTTGATAGTATACTGCCCCCAGTGGCCAATGCAGGAACACCATAAAGAGCAGCACAATGAATAgaaattgaaaaatgaaatcatgatgcaaaaactcttttttttattattactttgtttttataaagtatatTATAGAGTGCTGTTttccctattaaaaaaaaaactaggatttttctgatgtcattttccttCAATCAATGGTAAAAGATGATTTCTtaactaattaaaattataCATCAAGGCACCGCTGTATTAATTTGTTGctgtcattatatatatatatatatatatatatatatatatatgtatgtgtgtgtattaaaaaataaaataaaatcttacttGTATGTAGATTCCTTAGTTGAGAACGCATCCGTCAAtgctttgatttcttttttcatctttttaatGGTCAGCTCTTTATCATGTAACTTTTGGGAGAAAAGCGTGTCATTTTCCGTCTGCAGCCGTTTGTTTTCCAGCTTCAGCTGCGCATTCTGGTGTTTGTACTCCTCCATGAACACGATAATCGCTCGGCTGTTGGCGTCTAAATCCAGAAATCTTTTCTCTACTAGCTCCACTCTCTGCTGCTTTTGCAccacttctttctgacagctgtCAAGTTGCTTCTCCAGCTGGGCCTTGACCTGCTGCAGGCTTTGGCATTGGTTGAACAGCTCATCCGACCTGTCTTTTAACACACAGATCAGATTGGCTTGTTCTCTTACTCTCGACTGCAGCAGTACTGTCTCCGTTAAATCGGCGGCGGTGAGGTCCTTGCATTTCTCCAAAGTCTTCTGATTGATGTCCATTTGCTATGGAAAAGACAAAGTGTTTGGTGATGGTGGTAAGCATCCAGGATTCTGACCACAGTGTTGGCTACACCAACATATTTattaagaaaatatttgttgttatttttttgtcactgttAAGTATTCATTAAGGGTGCTGCAGatcaattatttattaattacaaATGGTTTCCAACTATCAATGACAGTGAAGTATAGTGACAGAAAAATTGAATGTTCTTACACAATGCAGGATCTTGTTGAAATATAATCAATGTGTACTTCCTAAAtcatcaaaaataataaatagcaaGCCTTCTGtattaaatctaaatctttttttttttcactgaaattTGAGGGCTTGCTTGAGAATAAATTGAGTAAAATGGAATTTGAACATTTCACAGCATTGAATTTAATGCCAACTTTATTGACAATACAAGATTTAGAAACAACGTCTCAATAAGTGACGTAAGCCTCCAATAATATTAGCATGCTGACCAAAATCAATTCCAACAGACAAACAATGATTTGAACATGAACCAGAACAGAGTAAGAATACTTACGGCAACGTTGAGTGACAGTCCAGAAAGTAACATGTCGTCGGACTTAGTCACTTTCTTTCTCACGTTTTCGGACTTTCTCCGTTGAGacgacataataataattaagaaaaagccttcgaAGTTCTTGATGTATTCTTGAGTTATATTCACGACTATGTTATTTTCAAAAGACTCGTTTAGCTGCTTTGCGTTTTCATAAGTATGCTAATAAGTTCCTACTTTTATGCTAGTTAGACGATAGACTTAAACTACTTGTGTACTTGCAGTACTCAAACTTCCAGACAGCACGAAGACCCTCCACAGACTTCATGACGTCACCAGTTCGTGAGTGTGCCGTAAGCACGccaccaaaatgaaaaattcttgTATTCCTGGGAGAAgctattctttttttgtttggtttggttttgttatgttttgcgTCGTTACGGTAAAAGAGCTACAGTGATATGTCGTCAtgtcgttattttttttttttttaaacggataAACGTTAAAATGGACAGAAATTGTTTACAGGTAATGACAATTCAAATTTCAGGTGTGCTGTTTCAATAGCTATGTACTATGAGTTTGAGTCACATAAGCCTGAAAGAAGTACATACTaactacacacacaaaaacaagctgATAAACTTTTCCCTATGTCCAAGTTTGAGTTGCTCGGTTGCTATTGGAAACCACGTCATGGCAACAGGTGCATGTAGTATCGCTTTATGGCCGCTACGTGGCAGCCTTTCACTATTAATTTACAAACAATGAAAACACATGGTGACTGCAGTTATGGTTTAATAGAAATTCCAACTTTTATTAGAACTTTATTAATTTTCAACTTAATTATGTGATAGGAGGGCTgattaaaatgtgcattttgtaTAACTTTTTTATGTACCACTAATCACTGTGTAATATCTGTTGCAGTTAATTGAGTGAGGTCTTTAATCTCTCCACAGAACTAAAGTGCATAAGCAGTGATGCAAGGTTTGTAGTCATGGGAGCTGCATATCATTATGCAGATTCCACGGCCCGCCTTGAGGGATTTATCCACAGGGTTGGGGGAGCGGCTGTCCTGCACTTTGCGCACGCCTCTTTTGATCAAGTCGTGGGCCAAGGAGCCCAGTGAGAGGAGAGCCAACAGCATCCCAGACCCCCATTCCAGTCCCTGCAGCTCCTCCATCTGCACAGTGGAGCTGGACGGACCAGCCAGAATGTGGAGAGCGGTGCCACTCCAACTCTTTCTCCTCTTATTCTGCTGGGTTACTTTGTGCCAATTAGAAGGTTAGTAGTATGTTTTGTTCCTTTTCTCTTGAtgtgtttttggattgttatgCGGGGGTCCTTGTTCACTTGTTGCTGAAGTCGGTTCATACTATGAAATTGGTCCAACACATGAAgtgattaataaaaacaaacacttgtgAGTGAATGATGGAAGGCTATTTTTACGTGAGTAGAATGTTGACATGCAAACAGGTGGAATAAGATGGATTTTACCACTCAGTGTTTTTACTTAGGTTGAGCACAAAGCCCCACTCAGTCAGAATGGAAGTTCTCCTGGAGGAACTTTTGCCTGAGCTTTACTGTTGCTAGGTAACAGAACAGAGCATGTGACTTACAATCTGTAAGTACTGAGAGGTACTGGTTAAAAAAGTTCATTTCAACGAACCGCAACTTCAACTCAAGGAATAGAAGTGACTTTTCTGATAAGGCCGAGACATCGGGACTGCTCCAGCTCGACTCGTTCTACGTTTTAGATTGGTGTTTGTCTCTTGTGTTTGTAGCCCAGCTAGATCCTGCTTCTCAAATTGTAATCTGCTTTCTTTTTGCTCAACCCTTAGGATGTAAGCTTCTTAGTGTGAATGTGGCTACTAATTACACTGCAGCTGCTGTAGAATGGAAGCATTTCTACCTAAGTAAAGCTTGGAGAGCCACAGCTTCCCTGCTTGGATATGCCCTAGAATAAACTGGGGGTGATTTCACCTCACCGGTTGTCTGACAGACAAAAATAGATGCTTAATAGCTGAGATAAGGATGCGCTTACAGTAACAGTGTGAATAATGTACTTGATTTTGCTGATATTTGAGATGTAAATGATGACTCATGTCATGTGACTTTGTCAGCATGTTTATCATTAGTGCTAAGATGTTGACTGACTTAGCCACCTGCACAATCTATTCCATGTACATGTTTTGATTTGATAAAATGCAATGGGGTACTACGGTAAAGATTCATACAATGTCATTTctaatattttagtttttcagCTAGACCTGAAAGAGTCAAATTATAGTACGCCAATGGAAACTGCGACCACAATGGTAAACATGCTTATAAAATAATTCCAAAACAATACTGTGCATTATCTTTACAAGTGTCAAATTCAtcattcaattattttatgtgCATGTCAGTGGACTGTAGTAATGTTAGAAAaagtttaattaactcattcaaacctacAATCGTTTTGtccttcattcccaaaaacgatttatacgttttgttgggttttttttttaatgcaagagaatacagaaggctttgatggagcttCTGGTATGAAGAggaggcttaaagcaatggtagttattacaaaaaaaaaaacgaccagcaggtggcagcagagtataagagatcagccaggatcaTGTTGCAGTAAtctctttttgtgaatgtgaatgaatattgatgaaacttaactgtattctaatgctaattgctgcaaaatggaaaaagatacaaatatatatttttttcctgatgaaagaagagatgctcatctattcttttgataggttccatgttttatagcaatcacacaatattaaaatcAGTGCATCCAAACTGCCacaataattcaaataaaaaaaaaaaaaaaggaacgaaGGAATTTGAACATGGTCCCTTTTTCATATGGCAAGTATTGGAATAATAACTTATAGCATATTAATGGTGCAGCACAAAATAACAATCAGAACAAATTactatctttttaaaaaaagtgaataaatcAAATGCCACCTAACAGTAACAAAATAAAGATCTTCTTAAATGTTCAATGAATTAATTCACGCAGTGCAGCATTGTAGTGAAAGTGCTCAGTAATGTCTTACTCATTAGATTTGCTGTGACAGTTTGGGGTACTTTCTCCGCCCCAACAAAATGAAGCCCCCCCATAACCTTTAGTAGAGCCTTATCCAGGCTTCGTCACACTGCAAAAATGCTAGTAATGGTCACGGTTCATTAACTCTCCTGAATAATTTTTCACTCCTTGGACATGTATAGCAGTTGATAATCTGCATTCATTCACATTTGCTTGACACGTGTAGCTTATAAATTACTATTTCACATTAttgtaaacatatttttgtcatgtGATGGTGGGAGGTTGGATTGCGCTTTATtgtgttgacaaaaaaacaccttttgttATGTTCAAACTTGGACTGCGCCTGCATGTTAAACCTCACCCTTTCCGGCGCAGCCGCCTAAATCCTTGTACAGCCGTAACATTACTTTAGAAAACAGGCGTCGTCACAAATAgatctttttttacattt
The Festucalex cinctus isolate MCC-2025b chromosome 11, RoL_Fcin_1.0, whole genome shotgun sequence DNA segment above includes these coding regions:
- the LOC144030311 gene encoding coiled-coil domain-containing protein 89 isoform X2 produces the protein MSSQRRKSENVRKKVTKSDDMLLSGLSLNVAQMDINQKTLEKCKDLTAADLTETVLLQSRQVKAQLEKQLDSCQKEVVQKQQRVELVEKRFLDLDANSRAIIVFMEEYKHQNAQLKLENKRLQTENDTLFSQKLHDKELTIKKMKKEIKALTDAFSTKESTYKEKMAQSESTSLKKLKEHKEMEASLLEKLNKSQQQHELTDQLWRAVKLKLLKAEEQHALREATMNKTITSLTKERDKLLRTSVEQEHTIQEKTEELRLLDLQCKEQRRSQAKAEERFKQEVQAVNTDTRVKSLNLALEEAGRKYEQLKKDFKAFREHSCNLLTKERELNKILRHLRN
- the LOC144030311 gene encoding coiled-coil domain-containing protein 89 isoform X1; translated protein: MSSQRRKSENVRKKVTKSDDMLLSGLSLNVAQMDINQKTLEKCKDLTAADLTETVLLQSRVREQANLICVLKDRSDELFNQCQSLQQVKAQLEKQLDSCQKEVVQKQQRVELVEKRFLDLDANSRAIIVFMEEYKHQNAQLKLENKRLQTENDTLFSQKLHDKELTIKKMKKEIKALTDAFSTKESTYKEKMAQSESTSLKKLKEHKEMEASLLEKLNKSQQQHELTDQLWRAVKLKLLKAEEQHALREATMNKTITSLTKERDKLLRTSVEQEHTIQEKTEELRLLDLQCKEQRRSQAKAEERFKQEVQAVNTDTRVKSLNLALEEAGRKYEQLKKDFKAFREHSCNLLTKERELNKILRHLRN